The following proteins are co-located in the Pseudomonas sp. ATCC 13867 genome:
- a CDS encoding CcdB family protein encodes MAQFNLYRNRNPRSQEDIPLLLDVQSELLDSLKTRMVIPLSRSQSLQGISRLTPKVTFDEIDYLLLTPQMAGISSRDLGEPVGSLAHLRGEIIAAIDLLITGI; translated from the coding sequence ATGGCGCAGTTCAATCTCTATCGGAATCGCAATCCGCGCTCGCAGGAAGACATTCCGCTGCTGCTGGACGTGCAGAGCGAACTGCTGGATTCGCTGAAGACGCGCATGGTCATTCCGCTGAGCCGCAGCCAGTCGCTGCAGGGCATCAGCCGCCTGACGCCGAAGGTGACCTTCGACGAAATCGACTACCTGCTGCTGACGCCACAGATGGCGGGCATCTCCAGCCGCGATCTGGGCGAGCCGGTCGGCAGCCTGGCGCACTTGCGCGGCGAAATAATCGCGGCTATCGATCTACTGATCACTGGCATCTGA
- a CDS encoding type II toxin-antitoxin system CcdA family antitoxin, giving the protein MHAPYDLQAPKKPTNLSLNSDLLKKARELDVNLSAVLEEALAEEVKQRLARQWLEQNREAIDSYNRHVEENGVFSEGLRSF; this is encoded by the coding sequence ATGCATGCTCCCTACGATCTCCAGGCCCCGAAGAAGCCGACCAACCTCAGCCTCAACAGCGACCTGCTGAAGAAGGCCCGGGAGCTGGACGTCAACCTGTCCGCCGTGCTGGAAGAGGCGCTGGCCGAAGAGGTCAAACAGCGCCTCGCCCGCCAATGGCTGGAGCAGAACCGCGAGGCCATCGACTCGTACAATCGCCATGTCGAGGAGAACGGTGTGTTCAGCGAGGGACTGCGGAGCTTCTGA
- the metG gene encoding methionine--tRNA ligase encodes MSEARKILVTSALPYANGSIHLGHMLEYIQTDIWVRFQKMRGNQAVYVCADDAHGSAIMLRAEREGITSEQLIDAVRAEHMADFADFQVNFDNYYSTHSDENRELSSSIYVKLREAGHIATRPVTQYFDPEKQMFLADRFIKGTCPKCGTADQYGDNCEACGATYSPTELKDPKSAISGATPVLKESLHYFFKLPDFDAMLKQWTRSGALQESVANKIAEWLDSGLQEWDISRDAPYFGFEIPDAPGKYFYVWLDAPIGYMASFQNLCARRPELNFDAYWNKDSKAELYHFIGKDIVNFHALFWPAMLEGAGYRKPTALNVHGYLTVNGQKMSKSRGTFVKARTYLDHLDPEYLRYYYASKLGRGVDDLDLNLEDFVQKVNSDLVGKVVNIASRCAGFIHKGNAGLLVGANPAPELVEAFRSAAPSIAAAYEARDFGRAMREIMALADQANAWIADKAPWALNKQEGKQDEVQAICALGVNLFRQLVIFLKPVLPKLAEAAEAFLNVAPLKWSDHEQLLANHQLNPFNPLMTRIEPAKIEAMIEASKEDLAASAAQPVGNGELVKNPIAAEINFDAFAAVDLRIALIEKCEFVEGADKLLRLTLDIGDEKRNVFSGIKSAYPEPSKLEGRLTLYVANLAPRKMKFGVSEGMVLAAGPGGSEIYLLSPDSGAKPGQRVN; translated from the coding sequence ATGTCCGAAGCCCGCAAGATCCTCGTCACCAGCGCCCTGCCCTACGCCAACGGTTCGATCCACCTGGGTCACATGCTGGAGTACATCCAGACCGACATCTGGGTGCGTTTCCAGAAGATGCGTGGCAACCAGGCGGTGTACGTGTGCGCGGACGATGCCCACGGTTCGGCCATCATGCTGCGCGCAGAGCGCGAAGGCATCACCTCCGAGCAACTGATCGACGCCGTGCGCGCCGAACACATGGCCGATTTCGCCGACTTCCAGGTGAACTTCGACAACTACTACTCGACCCACTCGGACGAGAACCGCGAGCTGTCGTCCTCCATCTACGTCAAGCTGCGCGAAGCCGGCCACATCGCCACCCGCCCGGTGACCCAGTACTTCGACCCGGAAAAGCAGATGTTCCTGGCCGACCGCTTCATCAAGGGCACCTGCCCGAAGTGCGGCACCGCCGACCAGTACGGCGACAACTGCGAAGCCTGCGGCGCGACCTACTCGCCCACCGAGCTGAAGGACCCGAAATCGGCGATCTCCGGCGCCACGCCGGTGCTCAAGGAGTCGCTGCACTACTTCTTCAAGCTCCCCGACTTCGACGCCATGCTCAAGCAGTGGACCCGCAGCGGCGCCCTGCAGGAGTCGGTGGCGAACAAGATCGCCGAGTGGCTGGATTCCGGCCTGCAGGAATGGGACATCTCCCGCGATGCGCCCTACTTCGGCTTCGAGATCCCGGATGCGCCGGGCAAGTACTTCTACGTCTGGCTGGACGCGCCGATCGGCTACATGGCCAGCTTCCAGAACCTCTGCGCACGCCGTCCGGAGCTGAACTTCGATGCCTACTGGAACAAGGATTCCAAGGCCGAGCTGTACCACTTCATCGGCAAGGACATCGTCAACTTCCATGCGCTGTTCTGGCCGGCCATGCTCGAAGGCGCCGGCTACCGCAAGCCGACCGCGCTGAACGTGCACGGCTACCTGACCGTCAACGGCCAGAAGATGTCCAAGTCGCGCGGCACCTTCGTCAAGGCGCGCACCTACCTGGACCACCTGGACCCGGAATACCTGCGCTACTACTACGCCTCCAAGCTGGGCCGCGGCGTCGACGACCTCGACCTGAACCTCGAGGACTTCGTGCAGAAGGTCAACTCCGACCTGGTCGGCAAGGTGGTCAACATCGCCAGCCGTTGCGCCGGCTTCATCCACAAGGGCAACGCCGGCCTGCTGGTGGGCGCCAATCCGGCGCCGGAACTGGTGGAAGCCTTCCGCAGCGCTGCGCCGAGCATCGCCGCCGCCTACGAAGCCCGCGACTTCGGCCGCGCCATGCGCGAAATCATGGCCCTGGCCGACCAGGCCAACGCCTGGATCGCCGACAAGGCGCCGTGGGCCCTGAACAAGCAGGAAGGCAAGCAGGACGAAGTCCAGGCCATCTGCGCCCTGGGCGTCAACCTGTTCCGCCAGCTGGTGATCTTCCTCAAGCCGGTGCTGCCGAAGCTGGCCGAAGCCGCCGAAGCCTTCCTCAACGTCGCCCCGCTGAAGTGGAGCGACCACGAGCAGCTGCTGGCCAACCACCAGCTGAACCCGTTCAACCCGCTGATGACCCGAATCGAACCCGCGAAAATCGAAGCCATGATCGAAGCCTCCAAGGAAGACCTCGCAGCCTCCGCCGCCCAACCCGTCGGCAATGGCGAACTGGTGAAGAACCCCATCGCCGCCGAAATCAACTTCGACGCCTTCGCCGCCGTCGACCTGCGCATCGCGCTGATCGAGAAGTGTGAGTTCGTCGAGGGCGCCGACAAGCTGCTGCGCCTGACCCTGGATATCGGCGACGAGAAGCGCAACGTGTTCTCCGGCATCAAGAGCGCCTACCCGGAGCCGAGCAAGCTCGAAGGCCGCCTGACCCTCTACGTGGCCAACCTGGCGCCGCGCAAGATGAAGTTCGGCGTCTCCGAAGGCATGGTCCTGGCCGCCGGCCCCGGCGGTTCGGAAATCTACCTGCTGAGCCCGGACAGCGGCGCCAAGCCCGGCCAGCGCGTCAACTGA
- the apbC gene encoding iron-sulfur cluster carrier protein ApbC, whose amino-acid sequence MGAANRATVENLLRQITDPHTGQNLLDAGYLRELDIQGGRVALTLELGYAAGLFKNGLAQTVQMALEALDGVDSAQVKVETRIAAHKAQAQVLGMSNVKNIIAVASGKGGVGKSTTAANLALALAREGARVGILDADIYGPSQGIMFGIPEGTRPKIREQKWFIPLEAHGVEVMSMAFLTDDNTPVVWRGPMVSGALLQLITQTAWNDLDYLVIDMPPGTGDIQLTLAQKVPVAGSVIVTTPQDLALLDARKGVEMFRKVNIPVLGVVENMAVHICSNCGHAEHLFGEGGGEKLAAQYGVELLASLPLSMAIRMQADGGKPTVIADPESQLAMIYQEMARCVGARIALSEKAAPDMPSISISDD is encoded by the coding sequence ATGGGCGCCGCCAACCGAGCCACGGTAGAAAACCTTCTCCGCCAGATCACCGATCCCCACACCGGCCAGAACCTGCTGGACGCCGGCTACCTGCGCGAGCTGGACATCCAGGGCGGGCGCGTCGCGCTGACCCTGGAGCTGGGCTACGCAGCCGGCCTGTTCAAGAACGGCCTGGCGCAGACGGTGCAGATGGCCCTGGAAGCGCTGGACGGCGTCGACTCGGCCCAGGTCAAGGTGGAAACCCGGATCGCCGCGCACAAGGCTCAGGCCCAGGTGCTGGGCATGAGCAACGTGAAGAACATCATCGCCGTGGCCTCCGGCAAGGGCGGCGTGGGCAAGTCCACCACCGCCGCCAACCTCGCGCTGGCGCTGGCCCGCGAAGGTGCCAGGGTCGGCATCCTCGACGCCGACATCTATGGCCCGAGCCAGGGCATCATGTTCGGTATCCCCGAAGGCACCCGGCCGAAGATCCGCGAGCAGAAGTGGTTCATCCCCCTGGAAGCCCACGGCGTCGAAGTCATGTCGATGGCCTTCCTCACCGACGACAACACCCCGGTGGTGTGGCGCGGTCCGATGGTTTCCGGCGCGCTGCTGCAACTGATCACCCAGACCGCCTGGAACGACCTGGATTACCTGGTCATCGACATGCCGCCGGGCACCGGCGACATCCAGCTGACCCTGGCGCAGAAAGTGCCGGTGGCCGGCTCGGTGATCGTCACCACCCCGCAGGACCTGGCTCTGCTCGACGCCAGGAAGGGCGTGGAGATGTTCCGCAAGGTCAACATCCCGGTGCTGGGCGTGGTGGAGAACATGGCGGTGCACATCTGCTCCAACTGCGGCCATGCCGAACACCTGTTCGGCGAGGGTGGCGGCGAGAAGCTGGCGGCGCAGTATGGCGTGGAGCTGCTGGCGTCGCTGCCTCTGTCGATGGCCATCCGCATGCAGGCCGACGGCGGCAAACCCACCGTGATCGCCGACCCGGAAAGCCAGTTGGCGATGATCTACCAGGAAATGGCCCGCTGCGTCGGTGCGCGTATCGCCCTGAGCGAGAAGGCCGCGCCGGACATGCCGAGCATCTCCATCAGCGACGACTGA
- the dcd gene encoding dCTP deaminase has product MSIKSDKWIRRMALEHGMIEPFVERQIRGADDSRVISYGVSSYGYDVRCAAEFKVFTNIHSAVVDPKNFDEKSFVDINSDVCVIPPNSFALARTVEYFRIPRDVLTICLGKSTYARCGIIVNVTPLEPEWEGHVTLEFSNTTNLPAKIYANEGVAQMLFLQSDEACEVSYRDRGGKYQGQTGVTLPKA; this is encoded by the coding sequence ATGAGCATCAAATCGGACAAGTGGATTCGCCGCATGGCTCTGGAGCACGGCATGATCGAGCCGTTCGTCGAGCGCCAGATTCGCGGTGCCGATGACAGCCGGGTGATCTCCTACGGTGTCTCCAGCTACGGCTACGATGTGCGCTGCGCCGCCGAGTTCAAGGTGTTCACCAACATCCATTCGGCTGTGGTCGACCCGAAGAACTTCGACGAGAAGAGTTTCGTCGACATCAACAGCGACGTTTGCGTCATCCCGCCGAACTCCTTCGCCCTGGCCCGTACCGTCGAGTACTTCCGCATTCCGCGCGACGTGCTGACCATCTGCCTGGGCAAGAGCACCTACGCGCGCTGCGGCATCATCGTCAACGTCACACCGCTGGAGCCGGAGTGGGAAGGCCACGTGACCCTGGAGTTCTCCAACACCACCAACCTGCCGGCGAAAATCTACGCCAACGAAGGCGTGGCACAGATGCTGTTCCTGCAGTCGGACGAAGCCTGCGAAGTCTCCTACCGCGATCGCGGCGGCAAGTACCAGGGGCAGACCGGCGTTACCCTGCCCAAGGCCTGA